In Alphaproteobacteria bacterium US3C007, one genomic interval encodes:
- a CDS encoding nuclear transport factor 2 family protein encodes MQNYSQAEVDMNFSEQKQLVKKFYADLDAASEQDLPAIVKQYCGADYFWRGFHPFNELQGAEQVATTFWQPLRTALTSLQRRMDIFMAGENKLPNHEGVWVISMGHLMGLFDAPWLGLAPTGKIAMLRYCEFHKVEQGKITETAMFFDIPHLMMQAGLSPFPPQTAAHLVQPGPVTHEGLMFDPQDPEEGRKTLATIDYMVGDIKTWKGGREEPLVDELRRSWTEDMIWWGPAGIGATYTIERYAKQHSGPFRAGFKDRIFNGHLCRIAEGQFGGFFGWPNLSLTPTGGFMGMPASTLAGDMRVIDMYRREGDKLAENWIFIDLLHFWKMQGVDILERMQTVPRT; translated from the coding sequence ATGCAAAATTATAGCCAAGCAGAGGTAGATATGAACTTTTCCGAACAAAAACAATTGGTTAAAAAATTTTATGCAGATCTAGATGCCGCCTCTGAACAGGATCTTCCAGCGATCGTAAAACAATATTGCGGCGCCGATTATTTTTGGCGTGGTTTTCATCCTTTCAACGAGCTGCAAGGTGCAGAGCAAGTTGCAACAACGTTTTGGCAACCCCTGCGCACAGCCTTGACCTCACTGCAACGCCGTATGGATATTTTTATGGCGGGTGAGAATAAACTGCCCAACCATGAGGGCGTTTGGGTGATCTCGATGGGCCATTTGATGGGATTGTTTGATGCCCCATGGTTGGGTCTCGCGCCAACTGGTAAGATTGCAATGCTGCGCTATTGCGAATTTCATAAAGTTGAACAGGGCAAAATCACAGAAACCGCGATGTTTTTTGATATCCCACATCTGATGATGCAAGCCGGTTTAAGCCCGTTTCCACCGCAAACCGCCGCGCATTTGGTTCAACCCGGCCCAGTGACTCATGAGGGGTTAATGTTTGATCCGCAGGATCCAGAAGAAGGGCGTAAAACGCTGGCTACGATCGACTATATGGTTGGCGATATAAAAACCTGGAAAGGCGGGCGCGAGGAGCCATTGGTCGATGAACTGCGCCGCAGTTGGACAGAAGATATGATCTGGTGGGGGCCTGCTGGCATTGGTGCCACCTATACAATTGAGCGCTATGCAAAGCAGCATTCCGGCCCCTTTCGCGCAGGGTTTAAAGACCGTATTTTCAATGGGCATCTCTGCCGGATTGCCGAGGGTCAATTTGGTGGATTCTTTGGTTGGCCAAACCTGAGCCTCACGCCAACCGGCGGCTTTATGGGCATGCCGGCCAGCACTTTAGCGGGAGATATGCGGGTTATTGACATGTATCGGCGCGAAGGAGACAAACTGGCCGAGAATTGGATTTTTATCGATCTGCTTCATTTTTGGAAAATGCAGGGGGTGGATATTCTAGAGCGCATGCAAACCGTTCCACGCACCTAA